In Silene latifolia isolate original U9 population chromosome X, ASM4854445v1, whole genome shotgun sequence, the following proteins share a genomic window:
- the LOC141620798 gene encoding uncharacterized protein LOC141620798 yields the protein MGTTPTQDWTKIVWNEWNVPKHSFNSWLLMQGGLNTKAKLFTYGCCQDDLCVLCAEKSETIEHLFTECKFSCQVQKYVEDWIERLFPTDSELLNVSSSSMKWKALAMVLSCYRYTVWFQRNHARTQFSVMWPVIVAERMKMLVQQQIRRFTDRRGGQTELDARTWVGFC from the coding sequence ATGGGAACAACTCCTACTCAGGATTGGACAAAAATAGTTTGGAATGAATGGAATGTGCCCAAACATTCTTTCAATTCCTGGCTGTTAATGCAGGGTGGCTTGAATACTAAAGCTAAACTCTTTACTTATGGATGCTGTCAGGATGATTTGTGTGTCCTATGTGCTGAAAAGTCTGAAACTATTGAGCATCTGTTCACTGAATGTAAGTTCAGTTGTCAAGTTCAGAAATATGTTGAAGATTGGATTGAACGTCTTTTCCCCACTGATAGTGAGCTGCTGAATGTCTCTAGCAGCAGCATGAAATGGAAAGCTCTAGCTATGGTGCTGTCTTGCTACAGGTACACAGTTTGGTTTCAACGTAATCATGCACGAACTCAGTTCAGTGTTATGTGGCCTGTGATAGTGGCAGAACGGATGAAGATGCTGGTCCAACAACAAATTCGCAGATTTACTGATCGTAGAGGTGGACAAACTGAGTTGGATGCAAGGACTTGGGTTGGTTTCTGTTAA